DNA sequence from the Candidatus Zixiibacteriota bacterium genome:
TAGGGATCGGCGGTCACCATGAACGTGGTGATGATGATCTTCTTGCGGCGGCAGATGACCGCTTCGTCGAGTGTCCGATTGACGATGACCGGATCCAGCCCCGCCGGGTTCCGGTAGATCGTCCCGTCGCGCTTGCGGATCACCGAGGGCTTCCCGTCGGTGATCATGAAGATCTGCTTGTTGTGGTGCTTGCGGTGCAGCAGAATCTGCCGCGCCATCCGCAATCCCGCCTGCGTGTTGGTGTGGTAGGGACCGGCGCCGATATACGCCAAATCGGCCACTTGGATCATCGCGGCGTCATCGCCGAAGACGACGACGTCGAGCGCG
Encoded proteins:
- a CDS encoding VWA domain-containing protein, which translates into the protein VLLLDISHSMILYGEDRITPAKQVALAFAEMILTRYPKDALDVVVFGDDAAMIQVADLAYIGAGPYHTNTQAGLRMARQILLHRKHHNKQIFMITDGKPSVIRKRDGTIYRNPAGLDPVIVNRTLDEAVICRRKKIIITTFMVTADPYLQQFVRKLTALNRGRAYFTPPDRLGGYIFWDYLHNRRRRLR